The following are encoded together in the Aciduricibacillus chroicocephali genome:
- the rplF gene encoding 50S ribosomal protein L6, whose amino-acid sequence MSRIGLKPITIPQGVEVKLDQHTISVKGPKGSLTRKLHPDMQINISESEINVARPSDAKEHRSLHGTTRSIINNMVVGVSEGYQKELEIIGVGYRAQLQGSKLVIGAGYSHPVEIDKIEGIEFEVPKQTQLFVKGIDKELVGKIAANIRAIRPPEPYKGKGIRYAGEHVRRKEGKTAK is encoded by the coding sequence ATGTCACGTATTGGACTTAAGCCAATTACTATTCCACAAGGCGTGGAAGTTAAACTTGATCAGCATACAATTTCAGTTAAAGGCCCGAAAGGCTCTTTGACTCGTAAATTGCATCCTGATATGCAAATCAACATCAGCGAGAGCGAAATTAATGTTGCTCGCCCAAGCGATGCAAAAGAACATCGTTCATTGCATGGTACAACTCGTAGCATCATCAACAATATGGTTGTAGGTGTCAGCGAGGGGTATCAGAAAGAGCTTGAAATCATCGGTGTAGGTTACCGTGCTCAGTTGCAAGGTTCTAAGCTTGTAATCGGTGCTGGTTACTCTCATCCGGTTGAGATTGATAAAATCGAAGGCATCGAGTTTGAAGTACCAAAACAGACTCAGCTTTTCGTAAAAGGTATTGATAAGGAACTCGTTGGTAAGATTGCTGCAAACATCCGTGCAATCCGTCCGCCAGAGCCGTATAAAGGTAAGGGTATCCGCTATGCTGGCGAACATGTACGCCGCAAAGAAGGTAAAACTGCCAAGTAA